A single region of the Candidatus Poribacteria bacterium genome encodes:
- a CDS encoding basic amino acid ABC transporter substrate-binding protein: MTRLVPILAAVILLLGACSRSDRRAETIRVATDASYRPFEYYDESR; this comes from the coding sequence TTGACTCGACTTGTGCCGATCCTCGCCGCCGTCATCCTGCTCTTGGGAGCCTGTTCCCGGTCGGACCGGCGAGCCGAAACGATCCGTGTCGCGACGGACGCGAGCTATCGCCCGTTCGAGTATTACGACGAATCCCG
- a CDS encoding DUF4038 domain-containing protein: protein MTMTLHGSVNSVVEWGIRSGRPYRDPFNEVEVDVVVIDPDGVERRVPAYWAGGQEWRMRVAPSMPGTHRWVTVCSDPSNSSLDGIDGVIEAVPYDGSNRLIRHGRLRIQSGSRHVEHSDGTPFLWLGDTWWMSLTRRLSWPTDFQILAADRVAKGFTVAQIVAGLYPDMGAYDERGANEAGFPWEPDWARIRPSYYDMADLRFQWLVRSGIVPCIVGCWGYYVHWLGVEKMKQHWRYLVARYSAFPVVWCLCGEVTMPYYLEPLPTPEARQDYRKRTVAAWSEIGRYVRSLDSHGNPITVHPGGGESARESVDEDILDFDMLQTGHNDRRSLPGTVSQVTRSYGREPSKPVINAEPCYEGIAEGGREEVMRLLFWTCMLSGAMGHTYGANGIWQVNSREKPYGPSPHGSSWGDVPWEDAYQLPGSKQVGLGKALIARYRWWQFEPHPEWVEPRWSDQNHMLGYAAGILGQVRMLFVPSFVRVQRVQGLEAGVAYRAYYFDPKEGGEYDAGAAEPDDQGSWRPPSPPRFQDWVLVLEAENARVA, encoded by the coding sequence ATGACGATGACGCTGCACGGTTCCGTGAACTCGGTTGTCGAGTGGGGCATCCGGTCGGGCAGACCGTACCGTGACCCGTTCAACGAGGTCGAAGTGGACGTCGTCGTCATCGACCCCGACGGTGTGGAACGGCGCGTGCCGGCTTACTGGGCGGGCGGGCAGGAATGGCGGATGCGCGTCGCGCCGTCGATGCCGGGAACCCACCGGTGGGTTACCGTCTGCTCGGACCCGAGCAACTCGTCGCTCGACGGGATCGACGGCGTCATCGAAGCCGTGCCATACGACGGATCGAACCGACTGATCCGCCACGGACGTCTGCGCATCCAGTCCGGTAGCCGACATGTCGAGCACTCGGACGGAACGCCCTTCCTGTGGCTCGGCGACACCTGGTGGATGAGCCTGACGCGACGACTGAGCTGGCCCACCGACTTCCAGATTCTCGCGGCGGATCGCGTCGCGAAGGGCTTCACCGTGGCGCAGATCGTCGCCGGGCTCTACCCGGACATGGGAGCCTACGACGAACGCGGCGCGAACGAAGCCGGTTTCCCCTGGGAACCCGATTGGGCCCGGATCCGCCCGTCCTATTACGACATGGCGGACCTGCGGTTCCAGTGGCTAGTGCGTTCGGGAATCGTGCCGTGCATCGTCGGCTGCTGGGGCTACTACGTCCACTGGCTCGGCGTCGAGAAGATGAAGCAGCACTGGCGCTACCTCGTCGCGCGGTACTCCGCGTTCCCGGTCGTCTGGTGTCTGTGCGGCGAAGTGACGATGCCCTACTACCTGGAGCCCCTTCCCACGCCGGAAGCCCGACAGGATTATCGGAAGCGCACCGTCGCCGCATGGAGTGAGATTGGGCGATACGTGCGCTCGCTGGATTCCCATGGGAACCCGATCACCGTGCATCCCGGCGGCGGCGAGTCCGCCCGAGAGAGCGTCGATGAGGATATCCTCGATTTCGACATGCTTCAGACCGGGCACAACGACCGCCGCAGCCTCCCGGGAACCGTGTCTCAGGTGACGCGAAGCTATGGGCGAGAGCCGTCAAAGCCGGTCATCAACGCGGAGCCCTGCTACGAGGGCATCGCCGAAGGCGGACGCGAAGAGGTCATGCGCCTGCTGTTCTGGACCTGCATGCTGAGCGGAGCGATGGGTCACACCTACGGCGCGAACGGCATCTGGCAGGTGAACTCCCGCGAGAAGCCGTACGGACCGTCGCCGCACGGTTCCTCTTGGGGAGACGTGCCGTGGGAGGACGCCTACCAACTGCCGGGTTCCAAGCAGGTCGGGCTGGGGAAGGCGCTCATCGCGCGATACCGTTGGTGGCAGTTCGAGCCCCACCCGGAATGGGTCGAGCCCCGCTGGTCGGACCAGAACCATATGCTCGGGTACGCCGCAGGAATCCTCGGGCAGGTTCGGATGTTGTTCGTGCCCTCGTTCGTGCGGGTGCAGCGCGTTCAGGGGCTTGAAGCCGGGGTCGCCTATCGCGCATACTACTTCGATCCCAAAGAGGGCGGCGAGTACGACGCCGGCGCGGCGGAACCGGATGATCAGGGAAGCTGGCGTCCGCCGAGCCCGCCTCGGTTCCAGGACTGGGTGCTGGTTCTCGAAGCTGAGAACGCCCGCGTCGCCTGA